Below is a genomic region from Thermococcus sp..
AAAAGATCGCTGCAGACTTCGCAATAGTCGATAACATTACTTATAATCACACGCTGGCTGGTCACCGCATCAAAATGGAAGAGTTTATAAAGAAAAAATACGGAGAGCTTCCTGGAAGCCCTGGCACAGATGCGAAAACAAGAAGGCGCGCAATATGGGAAGCACTAACACACACACGATTACTTCCCACATTACGGGAAAACGTACATTCACAAAAGCCCCGAAGATGCACAGAAATGGAACACGCTTGTTGGCCTGATGACAATCTTGCCGGCAATGTTCCACAAACTCACAGACACCGAAGAATTCGGGAAAAGAACAGATGCAATGCTGGAAAAAATAGCAGAAGGGCTGATATTCTACAATCACAAGAAAGATGTGGAAGAAGAGTACGGAACCTTGAAGATCCCGCCACCAAAGGAAGCTGTGCTTTTAGAGGGGTATCTACTGCCCGAATTTGAAAAACTGAAAAAGGACCCACAGCTCCAAGACAAATTCCTAGATGCCCTAGCCGAAGCATACCACATAAGAACATGGCCAAAAGAGCGACTGAGAGAATATCTCAAATTGGCAATAGATGCCGCCGAAGAAGTATCGAAATACCTCGGTAAGGCAGGGAAGTCATACATACCCGTGGATGAGTTTGAAAAGTTTGAGAAATTAAACAAGTTCCTGGACACGTTATTCACCAAAGAGTTCCATGCAAGGAAAAGAAAACCAGTCCTACACAAAACGCCCGTGAGTCGGATGCAAACTACCAAACCGCCCCTTCAAAACGGTTGGATAAAAAGCCAAAGTTCGGAAGAAATACACCGAGAGGCCACCAAGCTCCTTGGCGTTATTCAGGGTCTCAAAATCGCTAACGCCGGCGAGGAGGCACTGAGGGGACTTGAGGAAAGGCTCTGGAACGACATCAGAGGGCTCGGTAAGGAAAACCTTGAGCTGGCCGGTCTCTACGCCCTTGTCATTGCCCACCTCCGCGAGAACGACCTCGAAGGGGTCGAGAGGTTCCTCTCGGAGATCACAAAAGGCGGGTCATAAAATCATACAATGGAGTCGGGAGAGTAAACTGACTTCCCCTCCTCCAGAACAGCCCTTATGAAGCCCCCATTTCTCCTTTTGAGCTCTTCCAGCTTGATGAAGATTGGGCTAAGCCCTCATCACCCAGTATCTTTCCTTCCGCATTCCCTTCCGCTTCAGCTCCTCGAAGTGTCTCCTGGCAACCTCATAGAAGCCGTTGTCATAAAGGACTATCCCCTCCCTCATGGCATCGAGGGCTGAAGGAGAGAGGTTTTCAAGTGCCCTGAGAAACTCCGCTGGAGTGTAGGCGAGCACATCAACGGGCAGAAACTCATCGTTGAGCTCGTAGAGTGGCTTTGTACGGCGAAGGAAGTTTCCACTCAGCTTCCTGGAGATTACTATCAGATCGTAGTCGCTTGCCCTGTTGTAGTCACCCCTCGCCCTGGAGCCGAAGAGAATAACCGTGACGTCACCGTTGAAGTAGTCGACTATCCTCCTCACAAAACTCTCAATCTCCGGCGAGACGCTCTGCAGTACTTTTGACGAAGTTGAGGACTTCCTCCGCATAATCAATCATCTCCCGGGCCACGTCCTCCGAGTAGTACTCGAAGGGGGAACCCTCCGGATAGGCATCGGGGTATCTCGGGGCTATGTAGTTCCTGTCAAGTTCCATAGCCCTGTGGAACAGTTCTCTGGGGACATCAACGCCTTCATCCCGCAGGTTTCTGAGAAGTCTCGTTATGGAGTGGCCGATGGGGGCAAACCCCATTCCACGAAGGAGTGCCTTAACCGCCAGTTCTGCCGCCTGCTGGGCCTTGAAGCTCGCTCACTCGTAGTCTTCCCCTTCCAAGTCCCTGAGGGCGGAGCGAAGGGTTTTCTCCGCCTGCTTCATCCATCTCTCGTACTCGACCCGCTTGAACATGGGCATCAAGGGGAATTTGGATTGGGAGTATTTAACCCCTTCGTCCCCCAGTATTATACCCTCCGGGAGGAGGGAAATCTATAAATACCCGGAGGGAGGAGGGAAATCTATAAATACCCGGAGGGAGGAGGGAAATGGACGTCTCCCCCGCAGGAATTTATTTAATACTTACCGCTGTGATTCCAATCTTCTACGCAGAGTGGACTGGCTGGCCTGGAGACATCATCAAAAAAGTCGAACCGCCAATCTATGAGCTGGAAGAGGCCATTGAAAGAAGTTTTAAGTACATGGTATCAATGACCTTCGGATTAATTCTCATCTCAATGGGAATGACGATAGTCGTTCCGTGGATAGGGTATGTCTGGTGGGCGATTACTGGGATAGTAGTGCTTTGGCTTAGACATGGACGAGAACAACTCAAGCTGAAACTCCAAGAGGCCAGAATGAAAGAGGCCGTCGCCAAGGGCGTGGAAATCGGTATGAAGAAGGCAAAAGAAGTCTAAAGCTCTCCTGCTTCCTTCAGGACTCTTTTTACAACTCCCTCAGAAATCCTAAAGCCGTTTCTTCTCAGCTCTTCCACGTAGGGAGCTATCTGAGAGATAAGACCTTTTCTCTTCGCAAGGAGGAGCAATCCGAGCGTGCCAGTAACCCTCAGGCCAAAGCTCCTTGCGATTTTTCTCGCATCCTTGTCGTCGAGGAGAACCACGTCAACCTCATTCTC
It encodes:
- a CDS encoding nucleotidyltransferase domain-containing protein gives rise to the protein MRRKSSTSSKVLQSVSPEIESFVRRIVDYFNGDVTVILFGSRARGDYNRASDYDLIVISRKLSGNFLRRTKPLYELNDEFLPVDVLAYTPAEFLRALENLSPSALDAMREGIVLYDNGFYEVARRHFEELKRKGMRKERYWVMRA
- a CDS encoding HEPN domain-containing protein, encoding MGFAPIGHSITRLLRNLRDEGVDVPRELFHRAMELDRNYIAPRYPDAYPEGSPFEYYSEDVAREMIDYAEEVLNFVKSTAERLAGD